One Loxodonta africana isolate mLoxAfr1 chromosome 4, mLoxAfr1.hap2, whole genome shotgun sequence genomic region harbors:
- the AMIGO2 gene encoding amphoterin-induced protein 2, translating to MSLRLHTLPTQLGVVRPSGRELLCLLVITATVSGGASGMCPTACICATDIVSCTNKNLSKVPGNLFRLIKRLDLSYNRIGLLDSEWIPVSFVKLNTLIIRHNNITSISTGSFSTTPNLKCLDLSSNKLKTLKSAVFQELKVLEVLLLYNNHISYLDPSAFGGLSHLQKLYLSRNFLTQFPMDLYVGRFKLAELMFLDVSYNRIPSMPMHHMNLVPGKQLRGIYLHGNPFICDCSLYSLLIFWYRRHFSSVMDFKNDYTCRLGPDSRPSHQVLLLQDSFMNCSDSIINGSFRALGFIHEAQVGERLIVHCDSKTGSANTDFVWVGPDNRLLEPDKEMENFHVFHNGSLVIESPRFEDTGVYSCIAVNRQRLLNETVDITINVNNFTVNRSHAHEAFNTAFTTLAACVASIVLVLLYLYLTPCPCKCKTKRQKNMLNQSNVHSSTLNPDPASDAPADERKAGAGKRVVFLEPLKDTASGQNGKVRLFPSETMIAEGILKSTRVKSDSDSVNSVFSDTPFVAST from the coding sequence ATGTCTTTACGTTTACACACACTGCCCACCCAGCTTGGAGTTGTCAGACCGAGCGGCAGGGAACTGCTGTGTTTGTTGGTTATCACGGCGACTGTGAGCGGTGGCGCCTCGGGGATGTGCCCCACCGCTTGCATCTGTGCCACAGACATTGTGAGCTGCACCAACAAAAACCTGTCCAAGGTGCCCGGAAACCTTTTCAGACTGATTAAGAGACTGGACCTGAGTTATAACAGAATTGGgcttctggattctgagtggattCCAGTatcttttgtaaaattgaataccCTAATTATTCGTCATAACAACATCACCAGCATTTCCACAGGCAGTTTTTCCACCACTCCAAATTTGAAGTGTCTTGATTTATCATCCAATAAGCTGAAGACCTTGAAAAGTGCAGTGTTCCAAGAGTTGAAGGTTCTGGAAGTGCTCCTGCTTTACAACAACCACATTTCGTATCTTGATCCTTCTGCGTTCGGAGGGCTCTCCCATTTGCAAAAACTCTACTTAAGTAGAAACTTTCTCACGCAGTTTCCCATGGATTTGTATGTTGGAAGATTCAAACTGGCAGAACTGATGTTTTTAGATGTTTCTTATAACCGGATCCCTTCTATGCCAATGCACCATATGAATTTAGTGCCAGGAAAACAGCTGAGAGGCATCTACCTTCATGGAAACCCATTTATCTGTGACTGTTCCCTCTACtcattgctgatcttttggtatcGTAGGCACTTTAGCTCAGTGATGGATTTTAAGAATGATTATACCTGCCGTCTGGGGCCTGACTCTAGGCCATCTCATCAGGTGCTTCTGCTGCAAGACAGCTTTATGAATTGCTCTGACAGCATCATCAATGGTTCCTTTCGTGCCCTTGGCTTTATTCATGAGGCTCAGGTCGGGGAAAGGTTGATTGTCCACTGTGACAGCAAGACTGGTAGTGCAAATACTGATTTCGTTTGGGTAGGTCCAGATAACAGACTGCTGGAGCCCgataaagagatggaaaactttCATGTGTTTCACAATGGAAGTCTAGTTATAGAAAGTCCTCGATTTGAGGACACTGGAGTCTATTCTTGTATTGCAGTGAATAGGCAACGACTGTTAAATGAAACTGTGGATATCACCATCAACGTGAACAATTTCACTGTAAACAGATCCCATGCTCATGAGGCATTTAACACGGCTTTCACCACTCTAGCTGCCTGTGTGGCCAGTATCGTTTTGGTACTTTTGTACCTGTATCTGACACCGTGTCCCTGCAAGTGTaaaaccaagagacagaaaaatatGCTAAACCAAAGCAATGTCCATTCATCTACTCTAAACCCTGATCCTGCTAGTGATGCCCCAGCTGACGAACGGAAGGCAGGTGCCGGGAAAAGAGTGGTGTTTTTGGAACCCCTGAAGGATACGGCATCAGGGCAGAATGGGAAAGTCCGGCTCTTTCCCAGCGAGACAATGATAGCTGAGGGCATCTTAAAGTCCACAAGAGTGAAATCCGACTCAGATTCTGTCAACTCTGTGTTTTCAGACACACCCTTTGTGGCATCCACTTAG